In Sphaeramia orbicularis chromosome 5, fSphaOr1.1, whole genome shotgun sequence, a genomic segment contains:
- the LOC115419762 gene encoding protein bicaudal D homolog 2-like, whose amino-acid sequence MSMDEQEYAEGVLVTEAGPQWLRAEVDRLSRELRDTTHEKIQAAEYGLAVLEEKQQLQQRFDELETEYEAVRQELDQLKEAFGQAYSTHRKVAADGESREESLILESASKEALYQQKVLELQNELRQTKASLVSAQTENDRLSSIALEMRENSELAELQRSQLRDDIREYKVRETRLLQDNSELEEENISLQKQVSVLKQNQVEFEGLKHEIRRLEEDSQCLHSQLEEAMRLREIAERQLTEALETIKTEREQKASLRKELSHYMTIGGSVYNSPLSISIDNLKLHDDPSTVTEPDNDDLIRGFENGLIKTGESEMNKRGEALKPAPSLVDDLLSELNISEIQKLKQQLVQVEREKVALINSLQESQKQLEQAYGTVSEQKETVNKLTENLSAMRKLQATKERQSALDTEKDRDSHDDGDYYELDINGPEILQCKYTVAVSEAGELRQELKTVRAAYEQCRTEYEEERSRLESMVQELRSSLTSLEKISQADKAEVARLERELHRVSEAAGESLGSLNVAQDELITFSEELANLYNHVCMCNNETPNRVMLDYYKEGKAKVRKGQEGTELQSSILITNGLIPDSETGKSDSSSTTVTPVPIPEHRPEPMNIYNLVAIIRDQIRHLQQAVDRTTELSRQRLANLELSTVADKDKEACMEEILKLKSLLSTKREQIATLRAVLKANKQTAEVALANLKSKYDSEKAMVTETMMKLRNELKALKEDAATFSSLRAMFATRCDEYVTQLDDMQRQLAAAEDEKKTLNSLLRMAIQQKLALTQRLEDLEFDHEQARRNSASMAGGKGKTKGKGASAGHH is encoded by the exons ATGTCCATGGACGAGCAGGAATATGCCGAAGGGGTCCTGGTGACCGAGGCCGGGCCGCAGTGGCTCCGAGCCGAGGTGGACCGTCTTTCACGAGAGCTGCGTGACACGACCCACGAAAAGATCCAGGCTGCGGAGTACGGGCTGGCGGTTCTGGAGGAGAAACAGCAGCTCCAGCAGAGATTCGACGAGTTGGAGACAGAATACGAGGCGGTCCGACAGGAACTGGACCAGCTAAAGGAG GCTTTTGGACAAGCTTACTCAACTCACAGGAAGGTGGCAGCAGATGGAGAAAGCAGAGAAGAGTCACTGATCCTGGAGTCTGCCAGTAAGGAGGCCCTTTACCAGCAGAAAGTATTAGAGCTGCAGAATGAGCTCCGACAAACCAAAGCTTCCTTGGTCAGCGCGCAAACTGAAAATGATCGCCTGTCATCTATTGCCCTGGAGATGAGAGAG AATTCAGAGCTGGCAGAGCTGCAGCGCAGCCAACTGCGTGATGACATTAGAGAGTATAAGGTGCGAGAAACTCGTCTGTTGCAAGACAACAGTGAACTGGAGGAGGAGAACATCTCTCTTCAGAAACAAGTGTCTGTTCTGAAACAGAACCAG GTGGAATTTGAAGGCTTAAAGCATGAGATACGCCGTCTGGAGGAGGACTCTCAGTGCCTACACAGTCAGCTTGAGGAAGCTATGCGTCTGAGAGAGATTGCTGAGCGACAGCTGACTGAGGCCCTGGAGACAATTAAAACCGAACGTGAACAGAAGGCCAGTCTGCGCAAGGAACTCTCCCATTATATGACCATTGGTGGCTCTGTGTACAACAGCCCCCTCAGTATCTCCATTGACAACCTAAAACTTCATGACGACCCCTCTACAGTCACAGAGCCTGACAATGATGATCTAATTCGTGGATTTGAGAATGGCTTGATCAAGACAGGTGAAAGTGAAATGAACAAGAGAGGAGAAGCCTTAAAGCCAGCTCCTAGTCTTGTGGATGACCTGCTCAGTGAACTTAACATCTCTGAAATTCAGAAGCTTAAACAGCAGCTTGTACAG GTGGAGCGGGAGAAAGTAGCACTGATTAACTCTCTACAGGAAAGCCAGAAGCAGCTGGAACAGGCATATGGAACAGTGTCTGAGCAAAAGGAAACTGTCAACAAGCTCACTGAGAACCTCAGTGCGATGAGAAAACTTCAGGCCACTAAGGAGCGCCAATCTGctcttgacactgaaaaagacagGGACAGCCATGATGATGGCGATTACTACGAGTTGGACATCAATGGACCAGAGATCCTGCAGTGTAAATACACCGTAGCCGTGTCAGAAGCTGGAGAGCTAAGGCAGGAGCTGAAGACAGTGAGGGCAGCGTATGAGCAATGTAGAACAGAATATGAAGAAGAACGATCACGACTAGAAAGCATGGTGCAGGAGCTGAGGTCGAGTTTGACATCTCTGGAGAAGATTAGCCAGGCAGATAAAGCAGAAGTAGCTCGTCTAGAAAGGGAGCTCCATCGAGTCAGCGAGGCAGCAGGAGAATCTCTTGGCAGCCTTAATGTGGCCCAGGATGAACTTATAACTTTCAGTGAAGAGCTCGCCAATCTCTACAaccatgtgtgtatgtgcaacAATGAGACCCCTAATCGTGTCATGCTAGACTATTACAAAGAAGGGAAAGCCAAGGTAAGAAAGGGCCAAGAAGGAACAGAGCTTCAGTCTTCCATACTTATTACCAATGGGCTAATCCCTGACAGTGAGACTGGAAAATCGGACTCTAGCAGCACTACAGTTACCCCAGTTCCTATCCCAGAGCACCGGCCAGAGCCCATGAACATCTACAACCTTGTCGCTATTATCCGAGATCAGATACGCCATCTACAGCAGGCTGTGGACCGCACTACAGAGCTGTCCCGTCAGAGACTGGCCAATCTGGAACTGAGTACAGTGGCAGACAAAGACAAAGAGGCTTGCATGGAAGAGATTCTCAAACTGAAATCACTGCTTAGCACCAAAAGAGAACAGATTGCCACCCTCAGAGCTGTTCTCAAGGCCAACAAACAG ACAGCTGAGGTTGCTCTGGCTAACCTGAAGAGTAAGTATGACAGCGAGAAGGCAATGGTCACTGAGACGATGATGAAGCTCCGCAATGAACTTAAGGCTCTGAAAGAGGATGCTGCTACATTCTCCTCTCTGCGAGCCATGTTCGCTACAAG GTGTGATGAGTATGTGACCCAGTTGGATGACATGCAGAGGCAGCTGGCTGCTGCTGAGGATGAGAAGAAGACCCTGAACTCTCTGCTGCGTATGGCCATCCAGCAGAAACTGGCCTTAACCCAGCGCCTAGAGGATTTGGAGTTTGACCATGAGCAGGCACGCCGTAACAGTGCATCAATGGCAGGAGGAAAAGGCAAAACAAAGGGAAAGGGAGCCTCTGCCGGCCATCAT TAA
- the card19 gene encoding caspase recruitment domain-containing protein 19: MGDSFREQLTEDSAFLKADRRLDTELVDKVILQLNRIYPQVLTDKEATRFRNLDVPTSVRLGELLTHLRGKGEEACKEFYRALHLHVEEVYYSLPTRLRLRDSLDPLKHPQAYQQRYVLNDRGPVFFLGCFGFALGMALLYYYSESKVTGGSRALGMAALGLKKKAQEVLIWYNKGSLMM; this comes from the exons ATGGGAG ATAGTTTTCGAGAGCAGCTGACAGAGGACAGTGCCTTCCTCAAAGCTGACCGCAGACTGGACACGGAGCTGGTTGACAAAGTCATACTGCAGCTCAACAGGATCTACCCACAGGTCCTCACAGACAAGGAGGCCACCAGA tTCCGGAACTTAGATGTGCCAACTAGTGTCCGACTGGGTGAGCTCCTGACTCATCTGCGGGGGAAAGGAGAGGAAGCTTGCAAGGAGTTTTACAGAGCTCTTCACTTGCATGTAGAGGAGGTTTACTACAGTTTACCAACACGGCTCCGCCTCAGAG ATTCATTAGATCCACTAAAACATCCACAAGCCTACCAGCAGAGATACGTTCTGAATGACCGAG GTCCTGTCTTCTTCCTCGGTTGTTTTGGTTTTGCTCTGGGGATGGCTTTACTCTATTACTACAGTG aatCTAAAGTGACTGGAGGCAGCCGGGCACTTGGGATGGCAGCTCTGGGTTTGAAGAAAAAAGCTCAGGAGGTTCTCATATGGTACAATAAAGGAAGCCTCATGATGTAA